In Aliarcobacter faecis, a genomic segment contains:
- a CDS encoding SixA phosphatase family protein, with amino-acid sequence MKELVLIRHAKSSWKDTSLNDFDRPLNKRGKNDAPKMAKFLRKMIVNSPDLIISSPSKRTKLTLDFFLKEFDLEKSKDDNIIFEESIYEAPYTNLLKVIKNINENKNIVFLFGHNPGLNDLTNYLIGNFKENISTSGILKINFDINLWSEIEENSGKLEFFKYPKILDI; translated from the coding sequence ATGAAAGAATTAGTTTTAATTAGACATGCAAAATCTTCTTGGAAAGATACCTCTTTAAATGATTTTGATAGACCACTAAATAAAAGAGGCAAAAATGATGCACCCAAAATGGCAAAATTTTTAAGAAAAATGATAGTAAATAGTCCTGATTTAATTATCTCATCTCCTTCAAAAAGAACAAAATTAACACTAGACTTTTTTTTAAAAGAGTTTGATTTAGAAAAATCAAAAGATGATAATATAATTTTTGAAGAATCAATTTATGAAGCACCATATACTAATCTTTTAAAAGTTATTAAAAATATAAATGAAAATAAGAATATAGTTTTTCTCTTTGGACACAACCCTGGTTTAAATGATTTAACTAACTATTTAATAGGTAACTTTAAAGAAAATATCTCAACAAGCGGTATTTTAAAAATAAATTTTGATATTAATCTATGGAGTGAAATAGAAGAAAATAGTGGGAAATTAGAGTTCTTTAAATATCCTAAAATATTAGATATTTGA
- a CDS encoding SLAC1 anion channel family protein: MNEESIKAIPSNRLQYFPIMMFATIMGLGGLTLVFERLNHFFYFPSLFATGLITITTIMFFLICLTYLFKIIKYIDEVKKELKHPIRINFFAASSISMLILSAAYKEYSIETSLVFFYCGAILHLFLTYYTIRFWINNNLEIVHSNPAWFIPIVGNLIVPIAGVGFWDNSILIFYFSIGMFFWIILFSIILNRVIFHNPFAPKFMPTMFILIAPPAIGFISYIKLTGNLDFFAQILFSLALFFTILVAFMYKNFVKIKFFISWWAFTFPMAAVTLSSILMYELTKKDFYIYLSYILATITTLIVLLVAIATIKHMFKKEICIME; this comes from the coding sequence ATGAATGAAGAGAGTATAAAAGCAATTCCCTCAAATAGATTGCAATATTTTCCAATTATGATGTTTGCTACAATTATGGGTCTAGGGGGTTTAACTTTAGTTTTTGAAAGATTAAACCATTTTTTTTATTTTCCTAGTCTTTTTGCTACAGGTTTAATAACTATTACAACTATTATGTTTTTTCTAATATGTCTGACTTATTTATTTAAAATAATAAAATATATAGATGAAGTAAAAAAAGAGTTAAAACATCCAATAAGAATTAATTTTTTTGCAGCAAGTTCTATATCAATGCTTATTTTATCAGCTGCTTATAAAGAGTATAGTATAGAAACTTCTTTGGTATTTTTCTATTGTGGGGCTATTTTACATCTATTTTTAACATATTATACTATTCGATTTTGGATAAATAATAATTTAGAAATAGTACACTCAAATCCAGCTTGGTTTATTCCTATTGTTGGAAATTTGATAGTTCCTATTGCTGGAGTTGGTTTTTGGGATAACTCAATTTTAATCTTCTATTTCTCTATAGGAATGTTTTTTTGGATAATACTATTTTCAATTATTTTAAATAGAGTTATTTTTCATAATCCATTTGCACCAAAATTTATGCCAACAATGTTTATTTTAATAGCACCACCTGCTATAGGGTTTATCTCTTATATAAAATTAACAGGAAATTTAGACTTTTTTGCTCAAATTTTATTTAGCTTAGCTCTATTTTTTACTATACTTGTAGCTTTTATGTATAAAAATTTTGTAAAAATTAAATTTTTTATCTCTTGGTGGGCATTTACCTTTCCTATGGCAGCAGTAACTTTAAGTTCAATATTAATGTATGAACTTACAAAAAAAGATTTTTATATTTATTTGTCTTATATTTTAGCAACAATTACAACTTTAATTGTGCTTTTAGTTGCAATTGCTACTATAAAACATATGTTTAAAAAAGAGATTTGTATTATGGAATAG
- a CDS encoding aldo/keto reductase — translation MEFRYIGKSGLRVSSICMGTMTFGSTTDEKEAFKILDCAYDRGINFYDTAELYPVSPKKETFGLTEKIVAKWLKTKPRDSIILATKIAGAASGWFVPPVRHGLTAIDSFHIKKAIEGSLKRLETDYIDLYQMHWPDTIVPIEESLKAFDELVREGKVRYIGTSNDSTYGLTKANEISKNRNFARFESIQNNFSLLNPRFHDELANVCRRENISLLPYSPMAGGVLSGKYNGDFIAPDVRFAVYLKDKNKRVQAMAHRFVNSKTLKATSRYLDLSKEYQVSPVTLAIAYSKHFDFIASTIIGARKLEQLEDSFKAFDFKISEELLKKIEEIQKDILYPMG, via the coding sequence ATGGAATTTAGATATATTGGAAAAAGTGGACTTAGAGTTAGTTCTATTTGTATGGGTACTATGACTTTTGGAAGTACAACAGATGAAAAAGAGGCTTTTAAAATACTTGATTGTGCTTATGATAGAGGAATAAATTTTTATGATACAGCAGAACTTTATCCAGTAAGTCCCAAAAAAGAGACATTTGGATTAACTGAAAAAATAGTAGCAAAATGGCTCAAAACAAAACCTAGAGACTCTATTATATTAGCTACAAAAATAGCAGGAGCTGCATCTGGATGGTTTGTACCACCAGTAAGACATGGTTTAACTGCAATTGATAGTTTTCATATAAAAAAAGCAATAGAAGGAAGTTTAAAAAGGCTTGAAACTGATTATATAGATTTGTACCAAATGCATTGGCCAGATACTATTGTACCAATAGAAGAGAGTTTAAAAGCTTTTGATGAGTTAGTTCGTGAAGGAAAAGTTCGATATATTGGAACTTCAAATGATAGTACTTATGGGCTTACAAAAGCAAATGAGATATCAAAAAACAGAAATTTTGCAAGATTTGAATCTATTCAAAATAATTTCTCACTTTTAAATCCAAGATTTCATGATGAGCTAGCAAATGTTTGTAGAAGAGAGAATATTTCACTTCTTCCATACTCTCCTATGGCTGGTGGAGTCTTAAGTGGAAAGTATAATGGTGATTTTATAGCACCAGATGTAAGGTTTGCCGTATATTTAAAAGATAAAAATAAAAGAGTTCAAGCAATGGCACATAGATTTGTAAACTCAAAAACATTAAAAGCTACAAGTAGATATTTAGATTTATCAAAAGAGTATCAAGTTTCACCAGTAACTTTAGCTATTGCTTACTCTAAACATTTTGATTTTATAGCTTCTACAATAATTGGAGCTAGAAAATTAGAACAATTAGAAGATAGTTTTAAAGCTTTTGATTTTAAAATTTCTGAAGAATTACTTAAAAAAATAGAGGAAATTCAAAAAGATATTTTGTATCCTATGGGGTGA